One window of Prionailurus bengalensis isolate Pbe53 chromosome B1, Fcat_Pben_1.1_paternal_pri, whole genome shotgun sequence genomic DNA carries:
- the UGDH gene encoding UDP-glucose 6-dehydrogenase has protein sequence MFEIKKICCIGAGYVGGPTCSVIAHMCPEIRVTVVDVNESRINAWNSPTLPIYEPGLKEVVESCRGKNLFFSTDIDDAIKEADLVFISVNTPTKTYGMGKGRAADLKYIEACARRIVQNSHGYKIVTEKSTVPVRAAESIRRIFDANTKPNLNLQVLSNPEFLAEGTAIKDLKNPDRVLIGGDETPEGQRAVQALCAVYEHWVPREKILTTNTWSSELSKLAANAFLAQRISSINSISALCEATGADVEEVATAIGMDQRIGNKFLKASVGFGGSCFQKDVLNLVYLCEALNLPEVARYWQQVIDMNDYQRRRFASRIIDSLFNTVTDKKIAILGFAFKKDTGDTRESSSIYISKYLMDEGAHLHIYDPKVPREQIVVDLSHPGVSEDDQVSRLVTISKDPYEACDGAHAVVICTEWDMFKELDYERIHKKMLKPAFIFDGRRVLDGLHNELQTIGFQIETIGKKVSSKRIPYAPSGEIPKFSLQDPPNKKPRV, from the exons ATGTTTGAAATTAAGAAGATTTGTTGCATTGGTGCGGGCTATGTTGGAGGACCTACATGTAGTGTCATTGCTCATATGTGCCCTGAAATCAGGGTAACGGTTGTTGATGTCAATGAATCAAGAATCAATGCATGGAACTCTCCTACTCTCCCTATTTATGAG ccagGACTAAAAGAAGTGGTAGAATCCTGCCGaggaaaaaatctatttttttctaccgATATTGATGATGCCATTAAAGAAGCTgatcttgtatttatttct GTGAACACTCCAACCAAAACCTATGGAATGGGGAAGGGCCGTGCAGCAGATCTGAAGTATATTGAGGCTTGTGCCAGACGCATTGTGCAAAACTCACATGGGTACAAAATTGTGACTGAGAAAAGCACAGTTCCAGTGAGGGCAGCAGAAAGTATTCGTCGAATATTTGATGCAAACACAAAACCCAACTTGAATTTACAG GTACTGTCCAACCCTGAGTTCTTGGCGGAAGGAACAGCCATCAAGGACCTGAAGAACCCAGACAGAGTACTGATTGGAGGGGATGAAACGCCAGAGGGCCAGAGAGCTGTGCAGGCACTGTGTGCTGTGTATGAGCACTGGGTTCCCAGAGAAAAGATCCTCACCACTAATACTTGGTCTTCAGAACTTTCCAAACTG GCAGCAAATGCTTTTCTTGCCCAGAGGATCAGCAGTATTAACTCTATAAGTGCCCTCTGTGAAGCAACAGGGGCTGATGTAGAAGAGGTGGCAACAGCCATTGGAATGGACCAGAGAATTGGAAATAAGTTTCTGAAAGCCAGTGTTG GTTTTGGTGGAAGCTGCTTTCAGAAAGATGTTCTGAATTTGGTTTATCTCTGTGAGGCTCTGAATTTGCCTGAAGTAGCTCGGTATTGGCAGCAG GTCATAGATATGAATGACTACCAGAGAAGGAGATTTGCTTCCCGGATTATAGACAGTCTGTTTAATACAGTAACTGATAAGAAGATAGCTATTTTGGGATTTGCATTCAAAAAGGACACCGGTGATACGAG AGAATCTTCTAGCATATATATCAGCAAATATTTGATGGATGAAGGTGCACATCTCCATATATATGATCCAAAAGTACCAAGGGAACAAATAGTTGTGGATCTTTCTCACCCAGGAGTTTCAGAGGATGACCAAG TGTCCCGGCTCGTGACCATTTCCAAGGATCCATATGAAGCATGTGATGGTGCCCATGCTGTGGTTATTTGCACTGAGTGGGACATGTTTAAG GAATTGGATTATGAACGCATTCATAAAAAAATGCTGAAGCCAGCCTTTATCTTTGATGGACGACGTGTCTTGGATGGGCTCCACAACGAACTACAAACCATTGGCTTCCAG ATTGAAACAATTGGAAAAAAGGTGTCTTCAAAGAGAATTCCATATGCGCCTTCGGGGGAAATTCCAAAGTTTAGCCTTCAGGATCCACCGAACAAGAAACCCAGAGTATAG